From the genome of Clavibacter nebraskensis NCPPB 2581:
TGCTCGACATCTCGAGCCGCGGGTCCGCGTCGGTGGTCGGGATCCTCACCCAGCCGCTGCGCAACCCGATGATCATCGCGTCGATGCTCGGCATCCTCATCGCGATCACCGGGCTCCCGGTCCCCGACGCGATCTACGAGCCCTTCCGGCTCATCGGCGGCGCGGCGATCCCCATCGTGCTGATGGCGTTCGGCATGTCGCTGGTGGGGCGGAAGCCGCTCGCGCCCGGATCCGGTCGCGGCGAGATCATCGTGGCCTCGGTGATCAAGACGGTGGTTATGCCGCTCGCCGCGTTCCTCGTGGCCCGGTTCGCGTTCCACCTCGACGCGCCGCAGACGTTCGCGGCGACCGTGATCGCGGGCCTGCCGACCGCGCAGAACATCTTCAACTTCGCGTCGCGCTACGAGCGCGGCGTGGTGCTCGCGCGCGACACCGTGCTGATCACGACGGTCGCGTCGATCCCGGTGCTGCTGGTGATCGCGGCGCTGCTCGCGCCCGGCACCTGACGGCGGGACCTAGCGGCGGCGGGTCGTCGCGGCGCGCTGAGCGGCGCGCTTCTGCGAGCGCTTCGCCATCTGCGCCTTGCCCTTGGCCATGGCGGCCTTCCCCTGGCGGCTGCGCAGGAAGCGGCGGATGACGGGGACGGCGACGAACAGGAATCGGATCAGCGGCATGGTGCTCCTCGGGGGATCTGCGCGGATCGGCGGACCTGCACCTCTCGACCCTGCCAGGTATGGGCGCGCGCGACCGGGATCGGGGCGGATGCGGCGGGGAGCGGCCAGGCCTGCGACCCGGGGAGGCCTGCCCGTTCGGATCGTCGAGCGCGACCCAGGCGCTGCCGACCCCGACGCCGTGCTCGTCGAGCCCGCGCAGGAGCAGGGTGCGCCGCGTCCGGATCCCGTCGGGGAGCCACTTCGCGGTCTCCGCCGCCGCCCGCTCGAGCGCGCCGTCCGCGGGCTAGGCGCCCGCCTCGACCTGACGGGCCGCGTAGTCCTCGTCGGCGGCGGCCATCATGCGGGCGAACTCGGGCGGGGTCATGGGGCGCACGGTCACGGAGGGCATGCCGCGGATGGTCGCAGGGGCGGGCGCGGCCGCGGCCGGGCTGTCCACGGCGGCTGGGGACGCTGTGCATCCGTCCCCACGCGCCGGGCCGGGCGTCAGCCGCGCGGGCGCTCCCCGTCGCGGATCCACGCGACCTCGGCGCGCAGCAGCTCGGCGCCCGGGCCGACGGGCGCGTAGCCGAGCGCGAGGGACGCGCGCGTGTCGAGCGGCACGATGCGTCCGCGCCAGCCGAGCTCGTCGGCGATCACGGCGACGACGTCGGCGGCTGTCAGCGGATCCGGGTCGGCGGCGTTGAGGATCCGCGTGCCCGGAACGTCGGCCGCGTGCGCGATGAGCGCCGCCGCGTTCGCCGCCGCGGTGAGGTGGTCGACGGACGCGCCGCGGTCGGCGAGCTCGATCGTCTCCGCACCCGCGAGCATCCGCTCGACGATCGCTCGGGTGCGGGCGTTCCTGGCCCAGCGGCCGTGCACCTTGGAGGGGCGGATCACCGTCACCGGCAGCCCGCTGTCGACGGCCGCGCGCTCGACGGCGGCCTTCGAGGGCGCGTAGCCCTCGCGCGTGAAGGGGTCGGTGTCGTCGGCCGCGGGCGCGAGGGTGGGGTTCTCCTCGGGGATGGGCACGGGGAAGTGCGGTGGTTCGTCGCCGTTGACGTGCCGGCCCGCGTCGTCGACGTACACGGCGCGGGAGGAGGCGACGACAACGGATCCGCTCACCCGCATCGCCGGGAGGAGGGCCTCGACATCGGCCGCCGTGAACGCCACGAGGTCGACGAGCAGGTCGACTCCGTCGTCGGCCAGCCGCTCGATCGCGCGGGCATCGGACCGGTCGACCGCGTGGAAGCGCACGCCCAGGTCGGCGAGCGCGGCGGGCATGGCGAGCGGATCGCGGCCTGTCACATCCACCGACCACCCGTCCCGGGCCAGCCGCTCTGCCGTCGCCCCGCCGATGGCACCGGTGCCACCGAGGACGAGGGCGCGACGCGAGGAGGAGGACGAGGGGGAGGGCACGGTCGTCGAGCCTAGGGGGAGGCGCGAGTGAGGCGTGACGGAGCACCGGTCCGGCAGGATGGGCGCATGCCCCTCCACGAATCCGAGGTCCGGCTGATCGACGCGGCCGAGGCGCTCGCCGGGACGCTGGGCGCGGATCCGGACCACACCATGGCGGCCGCGGCCCTCGACGCCGCCGGCCGGATCCACATCGGCGTGAACGTCCTGCACTTCACGGGCGGCCCGTCCGCGGAGCTCGTCGCGCTGGGCGCCGCGGCCGCCGCGCACGCGGGACCGCTCGTGGCGATGGCGGCGGTGGGCGACGGCGGCCGCGGCATCGCCCCGCCCTGCGGCCGGTGCCGCCAGGTGATGCTGGACCTCCAGCCCGGCATGCGCGTGGCGGTGCCCGGCGTCGACGGACCCGAGATGGTCGCGATCCGCGACCTGCTGCCGGTCTCGTACGCGCGGCCCGACGCCTAGGCGGACGAAGTCGCGTGCGGCGCGCGCGTGCCGCGGGGGCGGCGAATGGTGGAGAGCTCCGGAAATCGAACCAGACGAGGCACCCCGATAGGTGCGCTCCCCGAATGGAAGACAACCTAGCGGATCCGCCTGGGCTGCCGCACCTCGGCCGTCGCGCACGGGACGCCGGCGTCCCGACACGGGTGAGGAGGGGACGTCAGCCGCCGACCGTCCGGACCCGGACCGACTCGCCGCCTACCCGCTCGAACACCAGCGTGGTGCCCAGGGGGAACGCGTCGCGGAGCTCCTGCGGCTGGTCGGCCGTGACGACGAGCGCGGTGCGCGCGGGGACGGCGCCGGTCGCGCAGCCGGGCACGCCGCTGACCTCACCGTCCTGCTCTGCCGGGCCGGCGACCAGGCACGTCGCCTCGACGCCCGTGGTCGGGTCTGCCACCGGGATCCGCGCCACCGAGATCCCGTGGAACGCGGCGAACAGCGATCCCGGCGCGATGGATCCGGTGTCGACCGACAGGTAGGTCGCGTTGTCGGGCACCGGCGGCGGCTCCAGCTCGAGCACCGCGACCGTGCCGCGCGCGTCGCCGAGCCACCAGGCGGTGCCCCCGGCCGCGGCGACCGCGACGATCACGAGGGAGGCGGCCCAGGCGGCGGCGAGACGGGGGCGGTTGCGGGTGCGCGTCCGTGGGCGCCGCACTGCGGATCGGTCGTCGCGCGGATCAGCGGCGGCCGGGTTCCCGGTGTCCGGGACCGGCGCCGACGCGTCGGCCGGGCCGTCGTCCTCGTGCATGGCCGTCCCGCCGACGGGGCTCGCACCCTCCCGCTCCTCGAGCTCCCGCAGCCGCGCGGAGGCGGCGGCGTCGCGCGGATCCCGATCCGGCCCGAAGACACGGCGGCGCAGCTCCGCGAGCTCCGCGCGCCGGTCGTCGTCGTCCATCCCCGCATCGTGTCACGGGGCGGGCGATCCCGCTCAGCAGGCGGCGTAGGCGTACGCGTCGTCGCTCGCCGGCACGAGGTCGCGGTCGCGCACGATGGCGCGGGGTGCGGGATCCAGCGCCCGGATCCGCGCGCAGGCCCCCTCGGCCGTGTCGAGCAGGTCGTCGGTGTACTCGACGTCGAGCACGTGCGGGCCGTAGACGGCCGTGTAGTCGGCGCACTCGGACCAGCGGTCGCACTCCTCGGCGATCGCGAAGTCGAAGCCGGCCTCGTCGCGACCGCGGGATCCGATGTCGGTGGTGTTCTTCTGCGCGACGGCGAGGCCCCGGTCGTGCGCGTGATCCACGAGCAGGGTCGCGAGGGCCAGCGCGTCGTCCGTGTCCAGGGCGCCCGCGGAGCGGTACCAGGAGTCGAGGTTGTCGAACTCGACGGCCGGGAAGCCGGCGTCGGTGCAGCGGTCGACCGCGGTCGCCTGCCGGGCCGCGATGGCCGTGCGCTTCTGCGCGGTCGAGGTGTCGAGGATGTACTCGTCGTCCCAGTTCGGATCCACCAGCGGGCCGTCGTCGCCCTGCACCAGCAGGTCGTCGGGCCAGGTCTCGCCCGGCTGGGTCTGGAAGCCGTTGACGTAGCAGATGCCGTACGCGCCCGCGGCGGGCTCGTCCGTGCTGTCGCGGACGACGATCCCCGCGTC
Proteins encoded in this window:
- a CDS encoding biotin transporter BioY; the encoded protein is MPLHESEVRLIDAAEALAGTLGADPDHTMAAAALDAAGRIHIGVNVLHFTGGPSAELVALGAAAAAHAGPLVAMAAVGDGGRGIAPPCGRCRQVMLDLQPGMRVAVPGVDGPEMVAIRDLLPVSYARPDA
- a CDS encoding AEC family transporter, whose protein sequence is MIGVLTGFAIIGFIIAVGYGVGRSGIAGPGAQHSLNRVAFFVATPALLFTVLAKADLHVVFSAFLLTSASAVAVAAILYLVVARILFRRPVAETTIGAASASYVNANNIGLPVAIYVLGDAQLVAPVLLLQLLVLAPTTLTVLDISSRGSASVVGILTQPLRNPMIIASMLGILIAITGLPVPDAIYEPFRLIGGAAIPIVLMAFGMSLVGRKPLAPGSGRGEIIVASVIKTVVMPLAAFLVARFAFHLDAPQTFAATVIAGLPTAQNIFNFASRYERGVVLARDTVLITTVASIPVLLVIAALLAPGT
- a CDS encoding NAD-dependent epimerase/dehydratase family protein; the protein is MPSPSSSSSRRALVLGGTGAIGGATAERLARDGWSVDVTGRDPLAMPAALADLGVRFHAVDRSDARAIERLADDGVDLLVDLVAFTAADVEALLPAMRVSGSVVVASSRAVYVDDAGRHVNGDEPPHFPVPIPEENPTLAPAADDTDPFTREGYAPSKAAVERAAVDSGLPVTVIRPSKVHGRWARNARTRAIVERMLAGAETIELADRGASVDHLTAAANAAALIAHAADVPGTRILNAADPDPLTAADVVAVIADELGWRGRIVPLDTRASLALGYAPVGPGAELLRAEVAWIRDGERPRG
- a CDS encoding endo alpha-1,4 polygalactosaminidase, whose product is MRPLLSAALATAALVVLSGCASADPRPGSAATGAPDSAAATGVLAADPTAAVTLPPVGTGFDYQLGGASPVPADAGIVVRDSTDEPAAGAYGICYVNGFQTQPGETWPDDLLVQGDDGPLVDPNWDDEYILDTSTAQKRTAIAARQATAVDRCTDAGFPAVEFDNLDSWYRSAGALDTDDALALATLLVDHAHDRGLAVAQKNTTDIGSRGRDEAGFDFAIAEECDRWSECADYTAVYGPHVLDVEYTDDLLDTAEGACARIRALDPAPRAIVRDRDLVPASDDAYAYAAC